AGGGCGCCGCTCGTGCCCGGCACCAGGTGATGAACGAGATCAGGGGCTGGCGCTCGGTCATCGGCACCGACGGCATGTGCGTGGCAGAGGTCGTGGCCGGCGAACTACTGGCGAACGTCGTTCAGCACACGGGAAACGAAGCTGCTTCCGTAACCGCTCGCCTGCGCGGCAGCCGACTGCGCTTCGAGGTCCGCGACCGGAGTTCCGTCCTCCCCCACGCACGCCCACCCCGTACGGACGCCGAGGACGGCCGCGGGCTGCTGATCATCGACGCTCTCGCCGATCGGCACGGCGTCGACCACAGCGTCGGCGGCAAGTCCTGCTGGGCCGAGCTCGATCTGCCCGCACCCATCTCGGTCACGCCGTCCATCACGCAACCTCCCTTGCAAAGGAGTTGAACGCATGGCACCCCATCGAGCTCTTGCGACGAGCGCGGAGGTCATCGCCGTACGTCCGGGGAGTCCCCTCTCCGGTTCGGTCAGCGTCGACGGCTCCAAGAACGCCGCCCTGCCGCTGCTGGCCGCCGCAGCAGCCGTGCGCCGGACCGTCCAGCTGGAGAACGTCCCCGCCAGCGCCGACGTCCACTGGATGCTCACCTTGATCCAAGGGGCGGGCTGGCACGCCGCCCGGGCCGTGGGACGGCCCGACAGCGTGGTGATCATGCCCCCTGACGGCGTACCCGCGGAACCCGACCTTGCCCCGGCCGCACGGATCCGCGCGTCGTACTACCTGGTGCCCGCACTCCTCGCCCTACAGGGGAACGCCCGGCTGCCCTGGCCCGGAGGATGCAGGATCGGGGAGCGCGGCATGGACCTGCACTTCAAGGTGTACGAGGCGTTCGGTGACCGTGTCGCCGTCCATGACGAGGGCTATGCCATCAAGGCCGGTCGACCCACCACCGGGACGGTCTCCCACACGTTGCCGTTCCGGTCGCGCGGTGCGACGGTCGTTGCCGTCCTGCGTGCGGTCGTCGCGGGCCGTGCGCTGCGCCTCGGTCGGCCGAACCTGTCGCCGGAAGTCCTCGCCGTGCTGGACGCCCTGCGCTCGGCGGGATGGGAGGCCCGAGCCGGCGAACAGGTCCTGGACCTGAGCCCGGCAGCGGCATCACCGGCCGAGGCTCCGGCTTGGCGCGTACCAGGCGACAAGATCGAGGCAGGCACCCTGGCCTGCGCCGTCGCCGCCACCGGTGGGACCGCGCGCATCGAGGGCGTCCAAGGTCGGGATGTGGTGCCGTTGCAGGAAGCCCTGCAACGGCTGGGCATCCCCACCTCTGTACGGGAGGACGTCCTCCTGGTCGACGGGAGCGCCGCCCGGCCCACAGGTCGTCCCCTTCGCGCCATCGCCACACTCGCCACCGGCGGCCTGGACGCCGATTTCGAACCTCCCCTGATGGCACTGGCTCTCGGCCAGCCCGGCACACACCTCTTCGCCGACTCCATCAACCCCGGCCGCCACGGGAACCTGCTGCCCCAGCTGGCCCGGCTCGGAGCGAAGATCGAGGAGATCTCCCCCACCGAATGCCGGCTGACCGGCCCGCAACGCCTCACCGGAGCCGGGGTAGAGGCCACCGACATCCGCACCGGCTCCGCGCTCATGGTCGCCGCCCTGACCGCCCGCGGCATCACCACCCTCGGCGGAGTCGACCAGCTCCGCCGCGGCCACGCCGACCTGCCCGGCAAGCTCCTCCACCTCGGCGCCGACATCTGCGAGGTCGCGCCATGACCGCGGCCCGTTCCCTACGACAGATCATGGCCACCACCGACGTCCACTCCACCCTCGGCGCCGACGGCCCGCTGCTCGGGCACCTCCACCAGGCGCGCACGGACAGCCTGCTGGTGGACTGCGGCGACTTCTTCGAGGGCACCGGGTACTACCGCCTCGGCCGGGGCCGACTCGAACAGGACATCCTGCTCGCCCTGTACGACGTCGTCGCTCCCGGGAACCACGGCTGGCCGCACTACTTCGAGGCTGGCCTCCACCAGCGGACCGTATGCGCCAACGTCGTCGAGGACTCCACCGGCAACGCGCTCTTCCGACGTCTGCGCATCGTGGACATCGCGGGCCGAAGAACCGCCGTCACGGCCGTGATAGGCCTGCAGGCGTTCAACTCGATCCCGGCCGGGCAGCGGTCCGCCCACCGCGTCACCGACCCCGTCCAGACTCTGCGCGAACTGATGCTCGCGCACCACCACGAGGTCGACTCCTGGGTCCTCCTCAGCCACTCCGGCTTCGAGCAGGACCTCCAGCTCGCCGAGGCGTGCCCTTTCCTCGACGTGGTCTTCGCCGGCCACTGCCACAGCGAACACACCGGACCCGAACGGGTCGGCAGCACCATCGTGCTCAAGGGGCAGGAACTCGCCGTCGGCTACGCAGTCGCCGAGCGCTCCCCCGAAGGCTGGGTCGGACGGACCGCCCGTTTCCCCGACACCTCGGGATCCGTCCTACCGACCGCGTTGGCCTCCGTCCGTCAACAGATCGCCTCCATCGACGCACAGCTGGCCGAGCCGCTGGGACGTCTCGTCGCGCCCTATCGGAACAAGCCGCTCGACCGCCACGCCCTGCTCCGAGAACTGGCCGACCGGCTGCGCAGCGGACTGGGTAGCGAGGCCGTCGTCCTCAACGAGACCGCCGTGCGCACGACGCTGCTCGGCGAAGTCCTCACCGCCGGAGATCTGCTGGCCATCGAGCCGTTCGACAACAGCCTGGTCGAGGCCCAGGTCGCGCTGGCCTTCCGTAGCGACCCCGCTGCACTGCTGACTCACCTCACCGAGCCGGCGGGACCCCTGATCACCTCCCCCGATCCGCTTCCCGCCGGCCTGGCGAGCGTGCTGACCACCGACTACCTCGCCGACACCTGTCTCGGCAGCCGAGCCCAGCCCTCGGGCCTCAGCCTCGGCTCGGCGATCCGGAGCATCCTGACCAACGGAGACGACCAGTGATCCTCACCGGACCCGAGATCACCTCCGCCTCGAAGGACGGACTGCTGCGCATCTCCCCCTTCATTCCGACCCAGGTCAATCCGAACAGCTACAACGTCCGCCTGGGCGGGACCCTGCTCATCTACACCGACCAGGTACTCGACACCCACCGCCCGAACCCCACCCGCCGCACAGAGATCGGCGACGACGGCCACGTCCTGCAGCCCGGCGAGCTGTACCTCGGCCACACCTTGGAGGAAGTGGGATCCGACCTCTTCGTCCCCCTGCTCTTCGGCCGTTCCTCCGTCGGCCGACTGGGGCTCTTCGTCGAGATCACCGCACCCATCGGTGACATCGGCTTCCACGGCCAGTGGACGCTGATGCTCACCCCGACCCGCCCCGTGCGCGTCTACGCCGGGATGAAGATCGGGCAGATCATGTTCTTCGTCTCCGAGGGCGCCATCGACCTGTACGAGGGCAAGTACCAGGCGGCCTCCGGGCCTCAGCCCTCCTCCTACTGGCGCGACCTCGACGCCACGGCGGTGACCGCGTGATCCTCACCGGACCGGCCATCGCCGCCGCCCACCAGGCGGGCCGCATCACCATCGACCCGTACGACCCGGACCGCCTGTCCCCCAACGCGTACGACTGGCGCCTGGGCAGCACGCTCCGCATCTGCGAGGGCGACCTCGACGCCGCTAGTCCCACCACTTTCTCCGAGCTCACCCTCCCCGACGACGGGTACGTCCTGGAGCCCGGCCACCTCTACCTCGGCCACACCCTGGAACGGACCGGCTCCGAGACGTACGCCCAGCTCCTCAACGGCGACCGGACCACCGGCTCCCTCGGCATCTGGGTCCACGTCTCCGCGCCGCTCGGGCACCAGGGCCACGCGATCCGCTGGACCCTGGAGATCCGAGCCACCCGCCCCGTACGCGTCCGGCCCGGCATGACCTTCGGCAAGCTCGTCTTCCTCCGTACCCACGGCTCCCCGGCCAGCTACCAGCAGCACGGCCTCAAGTACCGCACCAGCGAGGGCATCGAGACGTCCCGCCTCTACGAGGAGAACCCCGGAGGCCGTCGGTGAACCGTGTCGTCGCCACCGCCCTCGACCTGCCGTTCCCCAGCCCCGGCGGCAGCGTCGAACTCTTCCTCGACCTCTACGCCGGCACCCAGCCCGCCATCCCTTCCCGCGCCTTCATGCTCGCCCCCGACGGCCCCCGGCCCCGCACCCCGGCCGGCATCGACCTGCTGCACGCGTCTGGCAAGTGCCTCGACGGCCACGCCTTCAGCCGGTACGTCACCAACCTGCGCCACGCCATGACGGCCGCCATCGACCCGCGCCAGATCAGCGTGCTGCACCTGCACCACCTGGCCTTCGGCGCCACCCCCGCCCTCTTGCGAGCCCTACCCGCCCACCCCCGGATCGCCTTCGTCCACGGCACCGACCTCCTGCACGCCGAGAACCACACCACGCAGCTCCGCGTTCTCCGCGAGACCGCCTCCGCTGCCGACGCGATCGTCGTCCCCACCGGCGCCATGGCCGACCGCCTGCTCAAGCTCGCCCCCAAGGCGGACAGGCACAAGATCGAGAAGATCCCCTGGGGCATCCCCGACCGCCTCCTCACCAGCCCACCGCCCCGGCCCGCCCGACGTCCCACCAGCCACCTGCGGATCCTCTTCGCAGGCCGCCTCAGTTCCGAGAAGGGCCTCGAACCCCTCCTCCAAGCCGTCGCCGCCACCCGCTCGGTCGAGCTGAGCATCGCCGCCCCGCGCGCCCAGTTCCTCGACCTCGCCCCGGTCATCCGCCAGCTCGGCGTCCACGTCCGCTACCTCGGCTGGTTCCGCCGCGCCCAACTGTGGAGGGCCTTCGCCGACCACGACGTACTCGCCGTGCCCTCCACCACCCTGGAGGCCATGGGTCTCGTCGCCCTCGAAGCCCAGGCCTGCGGACTCCCCGTCCTCTACCAACCCGTTCCCGGACTCAGCGAAGCCCTCTCCGGCACCGGCCTGGCCACCGACTTCACCAACCCCACCACCGCTGCCCACGACCTCCACCGCCTGCGCACCACCCCAGGCCTGTTGGAGATGCTCCGCGCATCCGGCCGCACCAACGCCGCCCGCTTCCCCCTCAGCGCCACCGCCACGGCCATCACCGACCTCGGCCGGCGACTCGCCTGACACCACCGTGGCGCAGCCAACACCACCCCGACCCCATCACTAACCTGGCCAGCGGACCACCCGCGGCCCACGACGATCGGGAGACCATGACCCACACCACCGACCGGATCGAAGACCTCCTCCAGACCGGCGTACGCGACGAGGTCTACCCCGGCGCGGTGTGGGCGGTCGGGAACGCCGACGGCATCGAGGCCAGCGGAGCCGTCGGCCTCCTCGACCCCGACCACCCGGACGAGCCGATGAGGCTGGACACCGTCTTCGACGTGGCCAGCCTCACCAAGATCCTCGCCGTCTGGTCGACGATCGGCACCCTGGTCGAAGAGGGCAAGCTCCAGCTCCACACCCCGCTGGGAACCTTCTGGGACGAAGTCGCAGGCCACCCCCTAGCCCGGGCCACGGCCCACCACCTGCTCACCCACACCGCCGGCCTGCCGCTGCGCGCCAACCTGAAGAACCTCTACGGCACCGACCCCCAGGACATCCGCGACGGCGTTCTCCACGAGGCCCTCCACCGCCCGCCGGGCGGAGCCGTCGAGTACACCGACCGAGCCGCCCTCGTCCTCGGCTACCTCGCCGAGCACCTCTCTGGCCAGCCCCTGGACCAGCTCGCCACCGACCGCATCTGGAACCCCCTGGGCATGACGCAGACCCGCTTCGGCCCCCTCCCCGATGCCGAGGCAGCCCGCTGCGCCTCCACCGAGTACGACGAGACCACCGGCACCCACCTCAAGGGCACCGCCCACGACTTCTCCGCCCGCCTCCTCGACGGCGTCTGCGGCATCGCCGGCACGTTCTCGGTCCTCGACGACCTAACCCGCTTCCTCCGCCACATGCTCGCCCCCACCCAGACCGCCTTCGGCCCCAGCTGGATCAAGGAGTCCCTCCGCATCCAAACAGGCGCCCTCACCCCCGCCCGCGGCCTCTTTTGGCACCCAGCTCCCGGCACCGACCTCGCCGAGGACATCTGGGTCCACTACGGCTTCACCGGCACGGGCATGTGGATCAGCCCCACCCAGGGTGGCTGGGCCGCTCTCCTCACCAACAAGCTCCGCTTCAACCGCGACCGCGAACCCCTGACTGAGATTCGCAGCAACTTTCGGGGGGCAGCCTTCGCACCTGAGTACACCCAGGGAACGTAGAGGGAAGCTCACTCGTCCAGGCGTTGCAGCGCGACGGCATTTGGATGCTGCGCGAGAGCGAGACCGTCCACCACCGCCTGGAAGTGCGGCCGGACCTCGGCAGTCAATTGCGGGTGCAGGTCCTGGAGCCATTCAGTCAGAGAGAGCCCGGCGGTGTCGACTTTTCCGGTGCTATCGACACACAGCTGCCGCACCCACCTCAGGCCGGGATCGACCTGTTCGTGGACGGGCTGGGCCTTGAGGAAGTCGATAAGGCTGTCGACAGCGAACCTCCCTTTGCCCGCGTCGGTGGTCCAGATATCGACTAGTTCGGCCACAGGAGAAATAGGAAGCCATCGACTGCGGGCCTCTTGCAGCGTGCCGTCCATGTCCTGATCCATCATTGACAGCACAGGGTTGGGCACAAGTTCCCCCATCAATACTTCATAGTTGTACCGCGCGCGTTCTTCGTTGTCGATGCTCCCCCGAAGGGGGAGCGGCTGAGTCAGAACCGATTCCATGAGGTAGGGCCAGTTGGCAGCCAGGGGCTGCACAAGCTCTCTCTCGTAGGTCGCGGCGGTTTTCAGGCCCCGCAACAGATGGCTGAGTGCCGACGGGGAACCAGCTAGGCGGTCGGCGACTCTACTAAGCACGGCTGGCTCCCTGTCAGCGGCGCGCAAGAGCGATGCTGCCAGTGCCGCGTGTTTCTCCGTATGCGGTTCGCTGCCCCAGGCACAAGCCGCCCGCGCGTGAGCATCCAGCAGCGGTCCCCGCAGGGATAGGGCCTGATCGGTACGACAATGCTGTACCCGAGCGGCTTCCAGGACCGCAGGCACAGCCGTTTCCAGGTGGTCCGGAGACATCTCCTCCCCGCCCAGAGAATCCAGTGCCGTCGCGAGCACATCCGATGACGAGCCCGCTCCCCGGCGACCAGACTGGCTGCCCCGTCCAACCAATACCAAGCGGACCGAGGCTTGTACGGCGCTCCAGGCGACCATGTGGTGACAAGCGCGGTTGCCCGTTACACAGGGAACCTCCCAGAGCGGCCTCAACCCCTCAACAACGTACTCACGCACCTCGTGGACCGGATGAGCCGCGGCTTGCACCACTGCCGTGTGGAGGCGCGTTGTTCGGTCGGCGTCGAGGAGTTGCGGTATTGACGCCGCGATGGTGGGCACAAGTGCACGCGGCAACGCTAGGGCTGCCAGACGGTCTCCTGACCAAGGAAGTGTTGTCCCCGGGCCGCAGGAGAGGTCTGTCGACTCGTGGATGGCGGCAACCAGCAGATCCACTGACCACCGCAGGTCCTCGGCACTGGGTGAGGTGCCGCCCGTCGCCATGTGCACGGTAGCCGCTGCAACCGCGTACAGCCCGTCGGTCATCCACTCTCCGTCGCCCGCAAGGCTCTCGTGCAGTTCTCTCGCCGCCCGGAGGTCGAGGGCCAAACGATGAGGGTCTGCAGGGACGGGGTCACTTACGCGATGCGGCAAGGCCCGGCGATGACCGTACCGGTTAAGCAATTCGTACTGCTTCGATGTCCGGCCTGCTCGAGCCCGGTTGCTGTCCAACTCCTCCTGGATGTCCTCAGACGGCCTGACCTCGACAGCTACGTGGTTACCGTGCCGTACCTGGGTGAAGCACTCCCAGTCGAGGTGGTCGGCCCAGGATCTGATTTCCAGACCGTTGCAACTGGACGATGCCGCCATACGTAGGCGGTCGGCCACGGCTCTCAGCCTCGCAACGGCCTCATCATCCTCCCGGTGCACAGCCTCGATGACGAGATGCATGGCGATCTGCGTCGGCGGGTGCTTTAGCCATTCACCACCGCGGAGTTCATCACCTCTGCGAAACATGGAGTCGTTGAGGAAACGGCTGTGCTCAAGTTCCCAGACCATCGGTACGGACAGATAGTCGTCCAGGTCATCAGCGACCTGCTTCAAGTCGCGCAGCAGAATTCCATAGGAAAGACCGAGGCCGGCTAGCGTGCCCACTCGAGTCAGCACCAACGCGGCAGTCTCACGCACCGAGGCAATGCCGGGTTGAATGAGCTCCAACTCCAGCCAGCGGTTCAGAGCCATGAGCGCGCTCATACACGGCTGCGGTCCGTTCAAAGCTCCCCGATACCAGAACCAGGACTCCACGGGCCCGACGTAATCGCGCAGGCCCGTTTCCAGGATGTCGCCTGTCAAACACGACTCGCCTGTGTCTCCGCCGGCGTCACCGTCTTCTCTATCGGCCCCGAATCGGCCTCGGGCGCCGCGCGACTCGACGGCGTCCTTGACGACTGCCTCGATCAAATTCAACCCACGCTGAGGATCCACCTGGAGGAGGGCATAGAAGGGGCCGCGCCACCACTGAGCCTCACGCCGAGAACCACCGCCGAGATACTCGTGCTGTCCCATACGCCAGCGCGATCGCCTCACGCCGCCCCCACGTTGCTGGTCAGGGGTGATCTGGTAGTAGGCCGCAGCCAGCTCCATCAACAGCGCGGGATCCGTAACCGCGAGACACCTACTGGCCTCCATACGGTCCACTGCTGGCATAAGGCTATGCGGCCGCCTACGCGCCAGGTCCTTCAGCATGTCGACTGCGGCGCCTTCGCGGTCACTCCCGAGCAGCGCCAGCGCCTCGACGAACGACGCCGATGGATACCTGGGGCTTTCTCTCAACATTGCCTCACGCACCAGCATCCGTACCCGTCGCTGATGACCTATGCCTCCCACGGCCGCATCCCGTTGGGCTACCCCCCGCAACCAAGCAAGAATGACCGCGTCACCTGGCTGGTCTTGGTGCTGGGAGAAGACGCGTACATTCCGTGCAAGCCACTCAACGACTGGCGCCACAACGAGCGGGTCGCAGGCCCTGCCGTCGCCGAAGCGGAGCATGCAGCAACGCAGGAGCCCCTCCAGCAGGTCAGGCTCGCGGATGAGGCACCCCGTTAGGGAGGCGAGGGCTTCCGCGCACCAGCCAGCGGATAGCACCGCTTCCCAGGGGATCTCTTGCCAGCGTGTTCCGTACTGCTCCGCGATTTGCACGAACTGCCGGTATGTCCGGTTCCAGCGAGCGCTGAACGCACCGGGCGAGTCAGGACCAGACCGCAGTCTGACCTGACAGTAGATGCGGCCAGCGCGCACGGCCCACCGTGGCCCTTTAGCCTCTAGTAGACAAAGGCCGTCCTCCAACAGCAGGCGCCTGGCGGTGGCGAAGTCCCTCATCACATCGTGGCCGAAGGCGTATTCCTCACTGGAGATAACCGATGCCTCATCGAGGGGCGCAAGGATGCCGTCCGAGCGCAGCGAGGCAAGTGCCGCGCCAGGGACGGACGGTCCGCGGTGACCCGTCAATCGCCTGTCGACAAGCGAGAGCAAGGCTTGCCCACGATCCTCGGATGCCACGCCGTCGACGGCCCGTCCACCGTTGAGTACAAGAGCACGCCAGATGTGCGCGTAGACATCGGCTTCACTCTCCAACCGCGAAGGCAGTCCGGTTCCCCGTCTGGCAGAGCGGAGCAGAAGGTCTACGAGCGCGATTCGACGCAACAGCCAGCGCGAGCGACCATCATCAGCCAGGCGCGCCAACTGCGGTACTGACCTGATAATTTCGGCGATCTCATCGTCGTCCAGTGGCGGAACGACAATCTCGCCGACGTTTGTGTACCCGGCTCGATCGAGTAGTTCACGCAGAGTGTCCACCGCATCGTCGCGGCTGATCAGCACGGGCACCAATCCCGCAGCGATCGCTGCGGCAACGGCTTCGCCAACGAGGCCCCCGAACCCCTCCTGGGCAGCCTCGGCGCCATCCAGAACCAGGACGCCGGGTGGAGCAGCCTCACCCCGCACAATCTCCTGGTACGCCGCCGCGCGAGCCAGTTCCTCCAGACCACCGGAATATGGCGCCAGCGTCCGGACAGCAGCCGCCAGCACCCGCATCGAACGGCCGCGCAGAACGGCCATGGATTGCAGGACCAGGGTGGTCTTGCCGACGCCTGGCTCTCCACGGACCAAAATCACCTGATGGGGGTGACCGCAATCAAGCGTGCCGGTCAGGTGAGCCAGCGCAGCCGCGCGGTCAATCGCTAGGTCCTGGCCCTCCCCGATGGTCAACGTTCCCGAGCTGCGCCGCAAACTCCTCTCCCACTGGGCAAAGAGAAGTTTCCCGTCCGGCCCTAGAAAATACTGGTTGCCGTTTTGAACAGCATTGACAGTGCCACCCACATCTGCCCGGTTGATTTGCGTCGCTGCTCGCTCGTTGAGGCTGAGCGGTGGATCGGCCTGGGTTTCGCCGTCCCCCTTCAACAGTCAGTTGGCTGCGGTCCGTAGTTGATGGTCTGGTTGCCGTTCTGAACGGCATTGACCACGCCCTTCCGATCAGCCTTGTTAACCTGCCTCGAGCCCAACCCAGCCATGGGCGCACCGCCGACAGACCTCGGCTCCTTCCCTGTGGGGTCGCTAGCGCTGTCGTCGCCTGGTAGGGCAGCGATAACGGTCACGGCTGCCGCTGCGGCGTTCGCGGCTGCCATCTGCTGGCTCCCACGGGCATCAACGACTGACTTGCCACCGTCTGCACTGTCACTGATGCCCCGGATCGTCAACATGTCCACCTTGCCGAGAACAGCTGCCGTCGCTAGCCCCGCGCTCTCCATCTCCACCGCCACCGCATCATTGAAAAAACGCGTGAGTCGATCGCGCAGCGGCGAGTCCAAAGAGTCCAGGACGGTTTCACCGGCAGCTACGGGCTTGACGTGCACCGCCGGCGGCCAGCCAGGCTGCTGGAAGTCACCCGCCTGCACCCTCTCGGTCCACTCAGATCCACGCAGGCTGTGCTTCGCGGTCTGGAGCAGACCGTGGGCAGGTTCCCAAGCTGCTGGGCGGATGAACTCCGCATCGGATACCTGCTTGGATCCCTCGTAGGCGTAGATCTTGTCCGCGACTACAACGTCGCCGAGCCTGACGTCTGTCTTCAGGCTGCCAGCCACCCCGACAAAAATGATCGCCCGGGGCGAGAAACGCGCCCTGGCCCGCTCAGCGAACGCTGCGGTCACTCGATTACCCGGCCCCACTTCGGCGAGGACAACCTGGCGCTCCGCGCCCCTCACCTCTCCGACTTCGAACCAAGTTTCCTCGTGGATCACTCTGCGCGGTTGGACGAGATGCGCCCGCACCGCCTCGTACTCCAGACCGATCGCCGTCAGTACAATGACAGGACTTGCGGGTTCGAACTCGCCTGCATGCAAAGGACTTTCCCTCCACGGCCGCTACCTTCTCCCAGCGTACCGCTACCCAGTGTCAGCCAGGGTTGCACCTCGAGGCCGGCCTGGGGGTGCCTCATAGGGGCGCCCACCGCCTCCCTGCCGCCGACCGCGCTTTGACCAGCCAGAACGCGCGGTCTACGCCTCCACTATCAGCAAGGAGCAGACGTGGCAACGACCGAAGACGTCACCGTAGGCAAGCTGCTCCTAGCCGAGTACGACAGAGTGAAGGAGGAACAAAAGACTCGCATTGGGTTCCGGGACAATCTGCTGTACGTCACTCTGGCCGTGACGGTGACAGTACTGATCGGTGCGTCACAGACACACCAAGCCGCCGTGCTGTTGGCACTACCGGCAGCCACCTCCATCCTGGGATGGACTTACCTGGCGAACGATCAAAAGATCAGTGCCATTGGCAACTACATCCGGGAGCACCTTGGCCCCCGGCTGGGGGAACTTGCCGGCCAAGGAGCCAGCCCGTTCGGGTGGGAGACAGTCCACCGGGGCGACACCCGCCGGAAGCAACGCAAGATCATCCAGTGCGCGGTCGACCTCACCACCTTCAGCGGGGTACCGCTGGCCGCTCTTGCCGCCTTCTGGATCTACGGATCCGGGAAGCCCCTAACAGTCACTGTCTCCGCCCTTGAAGCCATCGCAATTGTCGTTCTTGCGACCCAGATCACCCTTTACGCCGAGACGGATTCGTAGAGACGATCTTGAACTGGCACGACACGATCCGCGCCTTACGAAGGCCCCGGACCGGCCCAGGCGATCGGGCCAAGTTGCGCTGGGCCAGGCTCTCGCATCGCACGTAACACGCCGATGCGGTGGAGGCCAGGCAAAGAAGGGCCTGCACGTCGGACTTTCCCAAGGCCCGCCATCGGTGTCGTAGTAGGGATGGGAGGCAGGAGTAGTGCAGGGCGGCGAGTACGGCCACAATCTCCGCACACCATCGCAACGACAGTCAGGATCACTTCGAAGTCTGGTCCGAGGATCGCAAGTGACTGCAACTAACGGTAAGTTTGATCAGTCCCGCATGCCTGCAGGGGCTCCTTTGTGATCGCACTCAGCCTGCTGCCGAGCGATAGGGGACTCCAGCCTGTGA
Above is a window of Streptomyces subrutilus DNA encoding:
- a CDS encoding dCTP deaminase, whose protein sequence is MILTGPAIAAAHQAGRITIDPYDPDRLSPNAYDWRLGSTLRICEGDLDAASPTTFSELTLPDDGYVLEPGHLYLGHTLERTGSETYAQLLNGDRTTGSLGIWVHVSAPLGHQGHAIRWTLEIRATRPVRVRPGMTFGKLVFLRTHGSPASYQQHGLKYRTSEGIETSRLYEENPGGRR
- a CDS encoding serine hydrolase domain-containing protein; its protein translation is MTHTTDRIEDLLQTGVRDEVYPGAVWAVGNADGIEASGAVGLLDPDHPDEPMRLDTVFDVASLTKILAVWSTIGTLVEEGKLQLHTPLGTFWDEVAGHPLARATAHHLLTHTAGLPLRANLKNLYGTDPQDIRDGVLHEALHRPPGGAVEYTDRAALVLGYLAEHLSGQPLDQLATDRIWNPLGMTQTRFGPLPDAEAARCASTEYDETTGTHLKGTAHDFSARLLDGVCGIAGTFSVLDDLTRFLRHMLAPTQTAFGPSWIKESLRIQTGALTPARGLFWHPAPGTDLAEDIWVHYGFTGTGMWISPTQGGWAALLTNKLRFNRDREPLTEIRSNFRGAAFAPEYTQGT
- a CDS encoding metallophosphoesterase; its protein translation is MTAARSLRQIMATTDVHSTLGADGPLLGHLHQARTDSLLVDCGDFFEGTGYYRLGRGRLEQDILLALYDVVAPGNHGWPHYFEAGLHQRTVCANVVEDSTGNALFRRLRIVDIAGRRTAVTAVIGLQAFNSIPAGQRSAHRVTDPVQTLRELMLAHHHEVDSWVLLSHSGFEQDLQLAEACPFLDVVFAGHCHSEHTGPERVGSTIVLKGQELAVGYAVAERSPEGWVGRTARFPDTSGSVLPTALASVRQQIASIDAQLAEPLGRLVAPYRNKPLDRHALLRELADRLRSGLGSEAVVLNETAVRTTLLGEVLTAGDLLAIEPFDNSLVEAQVALAFRSDPAALLTHLTEPAGPLITSPDPLPAGLASVLTTDYLADTCLGSRAQPSGLSLGSAIRSILTNGDDQ
- a CDS encoding UDP-N-acetylglucosamine 1-carboxyvinyltransferase; protein product: MAPHRALATSAEVIAVRPGSPLSGSVSVDGSKNAALPLLAAAAAVRRTVQLENVPASADVHWMLTLIQGAGWHAARAVGRPDSVVIMPPDGVPAEPDLAPAARIRASYYLVPALLALQGNARLPWPGGCRIGERGMDLHFKVYEAFGDRVAVHDEGYAIKAGRPTTGTVSHTLPFRSRGATVVAVLRAVVAGRALRLGRPNLSPEVLAVLDALRSAGWEARAGEQVLDLSPAAASPAEAPAWRVPGDKIEAGTLACAVAATGGTARIEGVQGRDVVPLQEALQRLGIPTSVREDVLLVDGSAARPTGRPLRAIATLATGGLDADFEPPLMALALGQPGTHLFADSINPGRHGNLLPQLARLGAKIEEISPTECRLTGPQRLTGAGVEATDIRTGSALMVAALTARGITTLGGVDQLRRGHADLPGKLLHLGADICEVAP
- a CDS encoding glycosyltransferase family 4 protein, giving the protein MNRVVATALDLPFPSPGGSVELFLDLYAGTQPAIPSRAFMLAPDGPRPRTPAGIDLLHASGKCLDGHAFSRYVTNLRHAMTAAIDPRQISVLHLHHLAFGATPALLRALPAHPRIAFVHGTDLLHAENHTTQLRVLRETASAADAIVVPTGAMADRLLKLAPKADRHKIEKIPWGIPDRLLTSPPPRPARRPTSHLRILFAGRLSSEKGLEPLLQAVAATRSVELSIAAPRAQFLDLAPVIRQLGVHVRYLGWFRRAQLWRAFADHDVLAVPSTTLEAMGLVALEAQACGLPVLYQPVPGLSEALSGTGLATDFTNPTTAAHDLHRLRTTPGLLEMLRASGRTNAARFPLSATATAITDLGRRLA
- a CDS encoding ATP-binding protein, whose amino-acid sequence is MEVHEVTLTVTSTPEGAARARHQVMNEIRGWRSVIGTDGMCVAEVVAGELLANVVQHTGNEAASVTARLRGSRLRFEVRDRSSVLPHARPPRTDAEDGRGLLIIDALADRHGVDHSVGGKSCWAELDLPAPISVTPSITQPPLQRS
- a CDS encoding 5'-methylthioadenosine/S-adenosylhomocysteine nucleosidase, translating into MHAGEFEPASPVIVLTAIGLEYEAVRAHLVQPRRVIHEETWFEVGEVRGAERQVVLAEVGPGNRVTAAFAERARARFSPRAIIFVGVAGSLKTDVRLGDVVVADKIYAYEGSKQVSDAEFIRPAAWEPAHGLLQTAKHSLRGSEWTERVQAGDFQQPGWPPAVHVKPVAAGETVLDSLDSPLRDRLTRFFNDAVAVEMESAGLATAAVLGKVDMLTIRGISDSADGGKSVVDARGSQQMAAANAAAAAVTVIAALPGDDSASDPTGKEPRSVGGAPMAGLGSRQVNKADRKGVVNAVQNGNQTINYGPQPTDC
- the dcd gene encoding dCTP deaminase; its protein translation is MILTGPEITSASKDGLLRISPFIPTQVNPNSYNVRLGGTLLIYTDQVLDTHRPNPTRRTEIGDDGHVLQPGELYLGHTLEEVGSDLFVPLLFGRSSVGRLGLFVEITAPIGDIGFHGQWTLMLTPTRPVRVYAGMKIGQIMFFVSEGAIDLYEGKYQAASGPQPSSYWRDLDATAVTA